The proteins below come from a single Conger conger chromosome 10, fConCon1.1, whole genome shotgun sequence genomic window:
- the alas2 gene encoding 5-aminolevulinate synthase, erythroid-specific, mitochondrial, with protein MEKIQHIPPPTLNPSHLLKDKMEHANFNYDAFFDEKIFEKKRDYTYRVFKTVNRCADHFPFAEDYSSTGLRGSKVSVWCSNDYLGMSRHPRVLESIRKALDKYGSGAGGTRNISGTSNYHVGLERELADLHQKGGALVFSSCFVANDSTLFTLAKMLPDCEIYSDAGNHASMIQGIRNSGAARCIFRHNDPEHLEELLRHSDPNTPKIVAFETVHSMDGAICPLEELCDVAHRYGALTFVDEVHAVGLYGARGAGIGERDGVMSKIDIVSGTLGKAFGCVGGYIASSASLVDTVRSYAAGFIFTTSLPPMVLAGALESVRVLKSPEGQVLRRSHQRNVKHMRQLLLDAGLPVINCPSHIIPIQVGNAEKNTKVCDLLLERDNIYVQAINYPTVPRGGELLRLAPSPHHHPQMMEYFVEKLLEVWKEVGLPLSRPVAAACSFCDRPLHFDLMSEWERSYFGNMEPRYITVSA; from the exons ATGGAGAAGATCCAGCACATTCCTCCACCCACCCTGAACCCATCCCACCTCCTGAAAGACAAAATGG AACATGCCAATTTCAACTATGATGCCTTCTTCGATGAGAAAATCTTTGAGAAGAAACGTGACTACACCTACCGTGTCTTCAAGACGGTGAACCGGTGCGCAGACCACTTTCCCTTTGCTGAGGATTACTCAAGCACAGGTCTCCGTGGCTCCAAGGTTTCCGTTTGGTGCAGTAATGACTACCTGGGCATGAGCCGCCACCCGCGGGTCTTGGAGTCCATTAG GAAAGCTCTGGATAAGTACGGTTCTGGGGCAGGTGGCACCAGGAACATATCCGGCACCAGCAACTACCACGTGGGCCTGGAGCGGGAGCTGGCAGACCTGCACCAGAAGGGCGGGGCTCTGGTTTTCTCTTCCTGCTTCGTGGCCAATGACTCCACCCTCTTCACACTGGCTAAGATGCTCCCAG ATTGTGAGATCTACTCTGACGCTGGTAATCATGCGTCCATGATCCAGGGGATCAGGAACAGTGGTGCTGCACGCTGCATCTTTCGCCACAATGACCCAGAGCACCTGGAGGAACTGCTGCGCCACTCTGACCCCAACACGCCCAAGATCGTGGCGTTTGAGACCGTGCACTCTATGGACG GTGCTATCTGTCCATTGGAGGAGCTCTGTGATGTTGCTCACCGTTACGGGGCTTTGACCTTTGTGGATGAGGTGCATGCAGTGGGGCTGTATGGGGCACGTGGCGCTGGAATCGGGGAAAGAGATGGTGTCATGAGCAAGATCGACATTGTTTCTGGGACGCTTG GCAAAGCATTTGGCTGTGTCGGAGGCTACATTGCCAGCAGCGCCTCCCTAGTGGACACAGTGCGCTCCTACGCTGCTGGCTTCATCTTCAccacctccctgccccccaTGGTGCTGGCGGGGGCCCTGGAGTCCGTCAGGGTTCTGAAGAGCCCGGAGGGGCAGGTGCTACGGAGGTCTCACCAGAGGAATGTCAAACACATGCGGCAACTTCTGCTGGATGCTGGCCTGCCCGTCATAAACTGTCCCAGCCACATCATCCCCATACAG GTGGGTAATGCCGAGAAGAACACAAAGGTGTGTGATCTGCTGTTAGAGAGAGACAACATTTACGTCCAAGCAATCAACTACCCCACCGTGCCCAGGGGTGGGGAACTCCTCCGccttgccccctccccccaccaccacccacagatGATGGAGTATTTTGTGG AGAAACTGCTGGAGGTGTGGAAGGAGGTGGGGCTCCCACTGAGCCGGCCTGTGGCAGCTGCCTGCAGTTTCTGTGACCGCCCCCTGCACTTTGACCTCatgagtgagtgggagaggtCCTACTTCGGCAACATGGAGCCCCGCTACATAACCGTGTCTGCCTAA